Within Thermococcus celericrescens, the genomic segment TCAAGCGTCTTATCAACGTGCTCCGGCCTGAAGAAGCCGAGCTCCCTTAAAACCCTCATCTTCTCCAGGTGTCCTGGCCAGCGGAGCGTCCACTCCTCAAGCCTCTCTGCCCTAACGCTCTCCAGGAGGCTCCTCAGACCATCGCTTACGAAGGCCTCGAACTCGAAGTCGCCCACGGTTACCTCCTCAATCCTCTCGAAGGGGTCAACTGCTTTAACCTCGCCGTCCCTTATCACGCGCGCCGGCCTCGTGTACTCCTCAATTAAATCCTTCGGTGACCATGTAATTCTGTAATAGAGTGGCGGTTTGGGCTCCTTTGGGAGGCCGCCGACGTAGATGTAGCCCTCCCTTAGCTCGTCCATCTCCCCCCATATCCTTCCCATCAGGATGTGGCTCAGCCCCGGGGCAAAGCCGGCGTCGAATATAACCGTCACCTGCGCCTTTTCAGCCTCATCGCGAAGCTCTAGCGGGTTCTCCGGCATGAACGAGACGTCAACCATGTCAACGCCCGCTTTTATGGCGGCCCTAACGGACTGATAGCCGAATCTGCCAGGCAGGGCTCCTATCACAAGCTCAAAGCCCCTCATGGCCTCGACAAGGGAATCGAAGCTGGACGCATCAACTTTCAGGGGCGTGGCGAATTCGGACACCGCCTTCAGTCTCTCATCGCTGACGTCCCCAACGTGAACGTCGAACTCGTCCCTTAAATCCCAGGCTATAGCCGTGCCGACGTTTCCGGCACCGAGAACAAGAACCTTCATGGTAACACCCTTAGTAACTTGGCGAAGGTATATATAAACCCTGCTCCTACTCTATTTAATGCCGATAAAACTCCCCCTCTTCCGGAAAAAAGTCCTGGAGCTGCTGTCATCCACCGACGAAACGAAGGTCATGCACGTCAGCGACACCCCAGAGAGCGCTTACCGCTTCATAGGTGGGCTCATCGACAGGGTCCGTCCCGAGTACGTTATCCACACGGGCGACCTCGCGGACAACATAAAGCTTGAGCGAAGACCCGACATGAAGCCGCTCTACATTGGGGCGGTGAGAAAGCTGGCCCGCGTCCTCAAGAACCCTGGGACGGAACTCTACGTGGTCCCAGGCAACGAGGATGAGCCTGAGGTAGTCCGGGAGTTCTTCGGGGGAAGTGTCGTCGAGCCAGGAACCATCGTTGAGATAGAGGGCAGGAGGTTCGCCCTCGGCCACACGTGGAGGGAGGTGGCCGGCCTGGACGCCGATTTCAGACTTTACGGCCACAACTTCAAGCTGATAGACCGGGGGCTGAACGGCGTCCTCGGTGTCAACTTCGTTCTTCTCCCGAGCGGGAAGACCTACCGGGTGAAGTATCCCGGCGGGACGGATTTAGATAGAGGATACAAGATGTGGAGGGGCATGTGATGAAGGTTCTCCGCTTTGGACCGTCCATAATTTTCCTTAGAACCGGGGACATCCCGGCCGTGAAGAGGGCCCTCTCGGAAGCCTTTGGGGTCGGTGAGATACCAACGGACGAGGCGATTAAGAGGAGCAGCGAGTTCGAGACGATAGTCTTCGTCACGGATGAATGGAAGAAGGAGACGATACCGCCGGAGACGGCCTTTCTCGTGAGTTCCCACGCCCCGGTTGTTCTGAGCCTTATCCTGAACGAGAAGCTCCCGATAGAAAAGGTTCATGTGGAGAGCACGCTGATATTCATAAGGGTCCCCAGCAAGGTTGAGGAGGGCCTGAAGCTCATCTCCGAAAAGTACGGCGGGGAGATAATGGACATAAGGACGGCCCTTGACGAGGGTGAGGCAGGGGACACGATAATCGGCGTGACCAAGAAAAAGCTCAACTCCCCGATCGGGCCGGAGGACATCGATGGTGCCGTCCTCGTCCGCAGGGACTTCCTTGAGGTTTACAGGGAGCTGAGCGTTGACCTTCCCGTCCTTCTGCTCAGGCTGATGCCCGAGTGGAACGAGATCACGATTAAAATCTACGACACCGATAAGCGCTACGAGGAGAACATAGAGCGCCTCATGATGGTGATTGAGGACATAGACATTGGCTTCGTCATTGGAGAGGGCTGGGACTGGGACTATCCGAGGCCATTCATGCGCGTTCCGGTTTACAAGCTCAAGCTCCTGACATGGGAAGACCCGGTGCGCGTTAAGTTCCTGCTCAAAGGCATTGAGTACCACGGCTACAAGCGCCTCTGCGACATAGACGTTTTCGTCGAGGGGAAGAAGATTCACTGGACGGCCCTCGGAAAGTACGACTCGAAATTCGAGCTGGCCAAGGCCGCGTGGGAAGAGCTGGAGAAGAACCTCAGTGCGGATGTCATTGAAAGGCTGAGGGAGCTCGATGAGAAGCTCGCGCCGGAATCGAAGGATTGAATTGGGGATGTCTCAGAGTTTCTTAATCTCCGCAACGAAGAAGCCGCTCGTCCCGTGCCTGTCCGGATAAAAGCGCCTCGCCTTTCTTATCTCCCCGCTAAGCTCGATTCCGAAGGGGCTCGTTAAAGCGGGCTCGCCGTAGCGGAGCGGGAGCAGTTCAACGTCGAAGTTGTCGAGAACCCATTGAACCACGAACTCGTTCTCCTCGGGCTCGAGGGAGCAGGTTGAGTAGACGAGGATTCCTCCCGGCTTCAGAACCTCAAGGGCTTTTTCGATAAGCTGCATCTGCAGCCCCTGGCAGAACTTCACGTCCTCCATCGTTCTGTTGGCCTTCCTCTCGGGGTTCTTGTGTATGGTGCCCGAGCCCGTGCACGGTGCGTCGAGGAGGATTCTGTCGAACTCGACGCCCAGCTCGGCTATGTGGAGTGAGGACTTATGGATGAGTACAGTATTGGTTACCCCGAGGCGGGAAAGGTTCAGACGGGTCTCCTTTAAGCGTTCCTCCCCGACATCGAAGGCGTAGATTATTCCCTTGTTCTCCATCAGCTGGGCGAGGTAGGAGGTTTTTCCACCCGGGGCGGCGGCCATGTCGGCGACGGTTTCGCCGGGCTTCGGTTCCAGAGCGACGGGAGGGTACATCGAGCTGGCCTCCTGAATGTAGAGGAGACCGCTCAGATATTCCGGAGTGGAGGTTATCGAGAAGGGCTCGCGAGTGAGGCAGAACCCTTCTCTCGCCCAGGGAACGCGCTTAAACTGGAAGCCCTTCTTGTTGAGGAGCTTGGTGAGCTTCGGTACTTCGATGCGGAGGGTGTTTACGCGGAAGCACCTCGGCAGAGGCTTTTCCATGGCCTCGGCTATGGCTAGAGCCCTCTCGCTCCAGAGCTCGTAATAGCGCTCCGCGAATGTCTTGGAGTAGCCGAGGCTGAAGAGCTTTTCCAGCATGGTTGGAACAATGGTTCTTCAATATAAAAGGGTTGAGGATATCCAGATAGCGTATCAATAGCAATATTTTTATAAGCAGAAAAAACTGCCTTTAGTTTTGATGTTTGAAACAGAGATTGAGGTAAATGATTTTAGACTTAAAGTGATAGATAAAGGTGGTAAGTCAGAGGGGGATTTTATTATTAAATCCAAATTCAGAGGAAAACGAGAATTCGCTCCAAAACATGCGCATTCATCATGCGAACGCCAAATACCGGGGAACTGGGCCCCACAAGTTCTTCCACAATCCAAGACTTGAGAGTTCTCAACATCATGATGCACCTCACTTGGAGACGAATACGTGAATCTCTTCCTGAAGTTACAAACATGGATAGCCTTTTTCTCATGTCTCCACCTCCAACCTCAGCATGTTCAATAGTTCCCCGTAGCTGTACTCTGCGGAAGAATCCAGACCTTCAAAATAGTACCTGATGGGTAGTATCCTGCCGTCCCTGAAGGCGAATTTTGAAAATTCTCTGGCTATTAATATTCCTCCAACAGCCTCTTTTCCATATTCCTCAGTATATTTCCTTAGTTGCTCCACGTCCCTTTTCTGAGCTTTCCCAGTCTTGACTTCCGCGAGCAGATATTTATTAGTCGCAGAGGGGTGTTTTAATTTTATGAAAATGTCTGCATATCCCTCGGGGAGGGCCTTTTCCCCAAGCACTTCAAATTCGTTGGGTGAATTATCCACGCCGAAAAATTCTAAGGCATCGCGAAGAACTGTAGCTTTGAGTCTTTTTCTCACAAGTGATTGAAGTATAAGCTCTTTGAAATAGAACTTCTCTGGAATCGTTTGATTTTCTCGTTTGAACACAATTCTTGGCTCAAAAGTCTCTGCATTGAGTTCTAAGTAAGTTGATTCGTCAGTATATGGCACCCCCATCTCCGAAACATTGTAAAACGTGAGGGTATCCGCCTGGAAGTGAGTTTTTCGGTAGCCGCCTCTTAAAAGCAGATTCTCGGCGACGTATGAGAATTCTCGTCTGACCATAGGTTCGTCGAACTCTCGCTCTAGCTTTAAGAACAGCCTGAATGGGAAGTAATATGTCCTTCCTGATCTGAATGTTATCGAAGGCCACGGAGGGAGCTTCTCGGCGTTCCTGTATGCAACTTTTCCAACAACCCTGTACAGATTCCTCACCCGGGCCCCGTACAGAAATGAGATGTAATCCCCAACGTCTATATCAAAAAACGTCCAGAGGCCGTTTATACTGTTTGTAAACCCTGCGAGGTTGTGTTTCATACAGAGTTCTAAGTTCCCCTTGTTTGAAAGGGATACCAAAAAGTAATCCGGCACTTCTAATCACCCCCAAACCCATTCCTGACTATCTCATTAAACTCCATTGATTCTGCTATCGATCGCATCCTCTCATTTGGTATCTAAATTCGCCTTAATAAGGTGTTCGATAAATTTAATGTAGTTGGATATGTCCAATCCTTCCTCCTGTGGTGCTTGCAGTTTAATAAGCCTCATTATAATCCCCTCAAACATCTGCTCACCCAGATCTGTGCTACACAAAACTGTTTTAAAACTTAAGTTGTTTTGGCTAGTCCTCATGTTGTGGAATTTATGGAAGGTCATTTTCATAAAAGCGCCGTTTTATGAAACTGCACTTTCACAAAAGGCACTATCTGTGAAAGTCTGCTTTCATAAACTGCCACTTTTTATGAAAATACACTTTCACAAATGACGCCCTCTATGAAAGTGGACTTTCACATGGGGCTGAGTTCTGGAGGGGAACAAAGGAAGAAGAAAAAGCCCTCAGACCTTAATCCCACCCATAACGAGGGCCATAACAGCTTTCTGGGCGTGCAAGCGGTTCTCGGCCTCGTCGAAGACGACGCTGTTCGGGGAGTCAACGACGTCGTCGGTGACCTCCTCGCCGCGGTGGGCCGGGAGGCAGTGCATGAAGATGTAGTCTGGCTTGGCGTGCTTGACGAGGTCCCTGTTGACCTGGAACGGCTGGAATATCTTCCTCCTCTCCTCGGCCTCGGCCTCCTGACCCATGCTCGCCCAGACGTCGGTGTAGATAACGTCCGCATCCTTAACCGCCTGAACCGGGTCGTGAAGGAGCTCGAAGCTTCCGCCGCTCTCGGCCGCGTTCTTCTCGGCCCACTTGATGACCTTCTCGTCCGGCTCGAAGCCTTCGGGGGTTGCAACAACAACGTTGGCACCGAGCTTGGTTCCGGCTATCATGAGGGAGTGGGCGACGTTGTTTCCGTCACCGACGTAGACTATCTTAAGGCCGGCTATGCGGCCCTTCTTCTCGAGGATGGTCTGGTAGTCAGCGAGAGCCTGGCACGGGTGGCTGAAGTCGCTCAGACCGTTGATGACCGGGACGCTGGCGTACTTGGCGAGGTCCTCGACGTCCTTGTGGGCGTAAACCCTCGCCATCATTCCGTCCACGTACCTGCTGAGGACGCGGGCGGTGTCTGCTATCGTCTCGCCGCGCCTGAGCTGGAGGTCGTTGGCGTTGAGGTAGAGGCCATAGCCGCCGAGCTGGTAGATTCCAACCTCGAAGGAGATCCTCGTTCTGGTTGAGGGCTTCTGGAAGATCATGGCCAGGGTCTTGCCCTCAAGAACGCGGTGCGGCTTGCCTATTTTGTTCCAGATCTTCATCATCTCGGCTGTCTTGAGAATAGTCTCAATCTCCTCCCTCGTAAAGTCCTGAAGGCAGAGAACATCCCTTCCTGCAAGGCTAACCACCATGTGCATCACCGTCTAAAGCTGGAGCCCGGTTTTAATAACCCTTTCGTCGGAGAAAGTGGGATAGGACTGAAATCTTTTGAGCATCAATGCACGCTGGCTTTCCAAACGTAATGAACATCGCCGCATTCTTTGCCACATGAAGTACTTCCGATATGGATGTGTCATACTTTTATAGCCACTGGTGGAAAACCTTTTAAATGATTATGAAGACATTTATTTTCGAGGTGATTGCCCGTGAGTGATTTGAAAAATG encodes:
- a CDS encoding saccharopine dehydrogenase family protein, which codes for MKVLVLGAGNVGTAIAWDLRDEFDVHVGDVSDERLKAVSEFATPLKVDASSFDSLVEAMRGFELVIGALPGRFGYQSVRAAIKAGVDMVDVSFMPENPLELRDEAEKAQVTVIFDAGFAPGLSHILMGRIWGEMDELREGYIYVGGLPKEPKPPLYYRITWSPKDLIEEYTRPARVIRDGEVKAVDPFERIEEVTVGDFEFEAFVSDGLRSLLESVRAERLEEWTLRWPGHLEKMRVLRELGFFRPEHVDKTLEVIAPLMTYESPDFSIMQVVGRGTLDGEENEIGYLLYDEEKGGLTSMARVTGFTAAIIARLVADKGCIFGVIPPEILGMRIDTFERIVDEITDRGIRLERWENAPPGDSRGGA
- a CDS encoding metallophosphoesterase, coding for MPIKLPLFRKKVLELLSSTDETKVMHVSDTPESAYRFIGGLIDRVRPEYVIHTGDLADNIKLERRPDMKPLYIGAVRKLARVLKNPGTELYVVPGNEDEPEVVREFFGGSVVEPGTIVEIEGRRFALGHTWREVAGLDADFRLYGHNFKLIDRGLNGVLGVNFVLLPSGKTYRVKYPGGTDLDRGYKMWRGM
- a CDS encoding NOL1/NOP2/sun family putative RNA methylase, producing the protein MLEKLFSLGYSKTFAERYYELWSERALAIAEAMEKPLPRCFRVNTLRIEVPKLTKLLNKKGFQFKRVPWAREGFCLTREPFSITSTPEYLSGLLYIQEASSMYPPVALEPKPGETVADMAAAPGGKTSYLAQLMENKGIIYAFDVGEERLKETRLNLSRLGVTNTVLIHKSSLHIAELGVEFDRILLDAPCTGSGTIHKNPERKANRTMEDVKFCQGLQMQLIEKALEVLKPGGILVYSTCSLEPEENEFVVQWVLDNFDVELLPLRYGEPALTSPFGIELSGEIRKARRFYPDRHGTSGFFVAEIKKL
- the argF gene encoding ornithine carbamoyltransferase, yielding MVVSLAGRDVLCLQDFTREEIETILKTAEMMKIWNKIGKPHRVLEGKTLAMIFQKPSTRTRISFEVGIYQLGGYGLYLNANDLQLRRGETIADTARVLSRYVDGMMARVYAHKDVEDLAKYASVPVINGLSDFSHPCQALADYQTILEKKGRIAGLKIVYVGDGNNVAHSLMIAGTKLGANVVVATPEGFEPDEKVIKWAEKNAAESGGSFELLHDPVQAVKDADVIYTDVWASMGQEAEAEERRKIFQPFQVNRDLVKHAKPDYIFMHCLPAHRGEEVTDDVVDSPNSVVFDEAENRLHAQKAVMALVMGGIKV